From a single Nostoc edaphicum CCNP1411 genomic region:
- a CDS encoding 3-dehydroquinate synthase, translated as MIVDIKQKSRLIHQRVAVTFNYEVYFTQNLFELKNPTLAQVVTADEETKPKKLVAVVDAGILKFQPELVKQLIAYTNFYAEVLAIAAEPMIISGGEAAKNDRTFVEQIHQQIEAAGLCRHSYILAIGGGAMLDLVGYAAATAHRGIRLIRIPTTVLAQNDSGVGVKNGINAFGKKNFLGTFAPPYAVINDSAFLTTLDDRDWRSGIAEAVKVALIKDANFFDYIHSHSVALGRRDMDTMQQVIYSCAQLHLEHIANSGDAFEMGSSRPLDFGHWAAHKLEHLTNYRLRHGEAVAIGIALDSTYSYLLGLLDCSEWQRILNTLSALGFTLYVPELAQNLSQLEHPDCLFRGLTEFREHLGGELTLMLLQGIGKGIEVHEVNLLLYREAISLLREFFGF; from the coding sequence ATGATAGTTGACATCAAGCAAAAAAGTAGATTAATTCATCAACGGGTTGCGGTTACTTTTAACTATGAGGTTTATTTCACTCAAAATTTATTTGAGTTGAAAAACCCGACGCTAGCGCAAGTGGTTACAGCAGATGAAGAGACAAAGCCAAAGAAATTAGTTGCAGTGGTAGATGCAGGAATATTAAAGTTTCAACCGGAATTGGTGAAGCAATTAATCGCGTATACCAATTTTTATGCAGAGGTGCTAGCGATCGCAGCTGAACCCATGATAATTTCGGGAGGAGAAGCTGCCAAAAACGATCGCACTTTCGTAGAGCAAATCCACCAACAGATTGAAGCCGCCGGATTATGTCGCCACTCTTACATATTAGCGATCGGGGGCGGGGCGATGTTGGATTTGGTAGGATACGCTGCTGCAACTGCTCACCGAGGAATTCGCCTGATTCGCATTCCGACAACGGTATTAGCGCAAAATGATTCTGGGGTTGGGGTAAAAAACGGCATCAACGCCTTTGGTAAAAAGAACTTTCTCGGCACATTTGCGCCACCTTATGCTGTTATAAATGATTCTGCCTTTTTGACAACTCTAGACGATCGCGATTGGCGTTCTGGGATTGCAGAAGCCGTCAAAGTGGCGCTGATTAAGGATGCTAACTTTTTTGATTATATCCACTCTCACAGCGTAGCCTTGGGGCGGCGAGACATGGATACCATGCAACAGGTTATCTATAGTTGCGCCCAGTTGCATTTAGAACATATTGCCAATAGCGGCGATGCTTTTGAAATGGGTTCGTCTCGTCCCCTGGATTTTGGACATTGGGCGGCTCATAAACTGGAGCATTTGACTAATTATCGCTTGCGTCATGGCGAAGCAGTTGCGATCGGTATCGCTTTGGATAGCACCTATTCTTATTTATTAGGATTGCTTGATTGTTCAGAATGGCAACGGATATTAAATACTTTATCGGCTTTGGGTTTCACGTTGTATGTGCCAGAATTAGCGCAGAATTTATCACAATTGGAACATCCTGATTGTTTGTTCCGGGGTTTAACTGAGTTCCGGGAACATTTGGGGGGAGAATTGACTTTAATGTTGTTACAAGGGATTGGAAAAGGAATTGAGGTTCATGAGGTGAATTTGTTGTTGTATAGGGAAGCAATATCGCTGTTGAGGGAGTTTTTCGGATTTTAA
- a CDS encoding glycosyltransferase family 4 protein gives MHILIYSYNYHPEPIGIAPLMTELAEGLVKRGHQVRVITGMPNYPQRQIYDGYRGKLYVTEQKNGVKIQRSYLRIKSKPNLVDRLLLELSFVFTSLPQALKGERPDVILLTVPPLLVCLPATLISWLYNCPVVLNVQDILPEAAVRVGLIKNKLMIQALEALEKFAYRTAHTISVIADGFVDNLINKDVPVNKIACIPNWVNLNFIRPLPKENNSWRATHQLDGKFVVLYSGNIALTQGLETVIEAAVRLRHLKEIVFVIAGESQALERLQKHCLACGADNVLLLPLQAREKLPQMLAATDVGLIVQKCNVISFNMPSKIPLLLASGRPIVGSVPAAGTAAKAIRESGGGVIVEPESADALAAAVLDLYNQPELAAKLGRKGRKFAVENYSFEQALDRYEELFTDAIAKEATTLDILPEMSSKESLINKEFLVHTSPLVRVVSQRQITNDK, from the coding sequence ATGCACATTCTGATTTATTCATACAATTATCATCCAGAACCAATTGGTATTGCACCTTTGATGACTGAACTAGCAGAAGGTCTGGTGAAGCGGGGGCATCAAGTGCGGGTAATTACAGGGATGCCTAACTATCCTCAGCGTCAGATTTACGACGGATATCGGGGTAAGTTATACGTTACTGAACAGAAAAATGGTGTCAAAATTCAGCGTAGCTACCTGCGGATTAAGTCTAAACCTAACCTTGTAGACCGGCTACTGCTAGAGTTGAGCTTTGTTTTTACGAGTTTGCCACAAGCCCTCAAGGGTGAGCGACCTGATGTAATTCTCTTAACAGTGCCGCCGTTACTAGTTTGTTTACCTGCAACCTTAATAAGTTGGTTATACAACTGCCCAGTAGTGCTGAATGTGCAAGATATCCTCCCAGAAGCTGCTGTGCGTGTTGGGCTAATTAAAAATAAGTTGATGATTCAAGCTCTGGAAGCTTTAGAAAAATTTGCCTACCGAACTGCACATACTATTAGCGTAATTGCCGATGGCTTTGTAGATAATTTAATCAATAAAGATGTACCTGTTAATAAAATTGCTTGCATTCCCAATTGGGTAAATTTAAATTTTATTCGCCCTTTACCAAAGGAGAATAACTCTTGGAGAGCTACCCATCAACTCGATGGTAAATTTGTAGTGCTTTATTCAGGTAATATTGCTCTGACGCAAGGTTTAGAAACAGTCATAGAAGCAGCAGTTCGGTTGCGTCATCTCAAAGAAATTGTCTTTGTTATAGCCGGTGAATCCCAAGCTCTTGAAAGGTTGCAGAAACATTGTCTTGCTTGTGGTGCAGATAATGTTTTGCTGCTACCGTTGCAAGCGCGAGAAAAACTACCGCAAATGTTAGCAGCCACAGATGTGGGGTTAATTGTACAAAAGTGCAATGTAATTTCCTTCAATATGCCTTCTAAAATACCACTGTTGTTAGCTAGTGGTCGCCCAATTGTGGGTTCAGTTCCCGCTGCTGGGACTGCTGCGAAAGCTATTCGAGAAAGTGGCGGCGGCGTTATCGTTGAGCCAGAGTCAGCAGATGCTTTGGCTGCGGCGGTGCTGGATTTATATAATCAGCCGGAATTAGCAGCAAAATTAGGTCGTAAGGGAAGAAAGTTTGCGGTAGAAAACTATTCCTTTGAACAAGCGCTAGACCGATACGAAGAGTTATTTACTGATGCGATCGCCAAAGAAGCAACGACTTTGGATATATTGCCCGAAATGAGTTCTAAAGAATCACTTATTAATAAAGAGTTTTTGGTACATACCTCGCCCCTTGTGCGCGTAGTATCTCAAAGACAAATAACTAATGACAAATGA
- the tyrA gene encoding bifunctional chorismate mutase/prephenate dehydrogenase, translated as MTNSDQLKKTDQSLIALLSDRISLLAASEQPSLDEQLADVAPLLAQAGIPESVWAGVVKSCHASLTPKSATNHVSPRQITIIGGCGRMGRLFKEQLSLVGHNVSVLEHEDWEYAEKLLNQAELVLVSVPIEHTVDVIKRAAKYLAPNTALCDITSIKTQPTQAMLEYHSGPVMGLHPMFGPNIKSFLGQKVVVCPGRNNDSFQWLLDFLKSKGGELVFCTPEEHDQMMVVIQATQHFCRFSLGVFLAQTRVDIEQSLTMSTPNYRQEIDIVKRLFSQNPNLCVDIMLATEERCNAISFLANTYSRLAKLVAKKDRDALIKEFENTQSFLEEKINTFLQPLHTTALQRDFKPQMHTNISI; from the coding sequence ATGACAAATTCAGATCAACTTAAAAAAACTGACCAAAGCTTGATCGCCCTACTTAGCGATCGCATATCATTATTAGCAGCATCAGAACAACCTTCTTTAGATGAACAACTGGCTGATGTCGCTCCCCTACTCGCTCAAGCTGGTATTCCTGAGTCTGTTTGGGCAGGTGTAGTCAAGAGTTGTCATGCCAGTCTTACCCCTAAATCTGCCACAAATCATGTCAGCCCCCGACAAATTACCATCATCGGTGGATGCGGTAGGATGGGAAGATTATTCAAAGAGCAGCTTTCGTTAGTAGGTCATAATGTTAGCGTTCTCGAACATGAAGATTGGGAATATGCAGAGAAACTGTTAAATCAGGCAGAATTAGTATTAGTCAGTGTTCCGATTGAACATACGGTTGATGTTATCAAGCGGGCTGCAAAATATCTTGCTCCAAATACCGCCTTGTGTGACATCACGAGTATTAAGACTCAGCCAACTCAGGCAATGCTGGAATATCATTCCGGCCCAGTCATGGGTTTACATCCAATGTTTGGCCCAAATATCAAATCGTTTTTGGGACAAAAAGTGGTAGTGTGTCCAGGTCGAAACAATGATTCATTTCAATGGTTATTAGACTTTCTTAAAAGTAAAGGTGGTGAATTAGTTTTTTGCACGCCTGAAGAACACGATCAAATGATGGTGGTTATTCAAGCAACGCAGCATTTCTGTAGATTTAGTCTTGGCGTTTTCTTAGCACAAACAAGAGTGGACATAGAGCAGAGTTTAACAATGTCAACTCCTAACTACCGTCAAGAAATTGATATTGTTAAACGTTTGTTTTCCCAAAATCCTAATTTATGTGTTGATATTATGCTGGCTACCGAAGAAAGGTGTAATGCTATTAGTTTTTTAGCTAATACTTACAGCCGATTAGCGAAACTGGTGGCGAAAAAAGATAGAGATGCATTAATTAAAGAATTTGAAAATACCCAAAGCTTTTTGGAAGAGAAAATTAACACTTTTCTACAGCCTTTACACACAACGGCTCTGCAACGAGATTTTAAACCACAGATGCACACAAATATTAGCATTTGA
- a CDS encoding DsbA family oxidoreductase, with protein sequence MLIDIFHDTVCPWCRIGKKHLFDALAQWQEEEVHIRWHPFLLDNTVPAEGYEFRSFMQNRKGMKAEELQQMFDYTQRAGEAAGVKLDFEKVRLAVNTKLSHQLIALAPTSVKNDVVEAIYKAYFEDGLNLGDINVIVAIGTAYQMDAGELKLQLTNHAVSDAVVAESTFARLNGINSVPFFVINNKVKVNGSHSVEVFLETLNRAALLDIPAKI encoded by the coding sequence ATGCTGATAGATATCTTTCACGATACCGTTTGCCCTTGGTGCAGAATTGGGAAAAAGCATCTGTTTGATGCACTGGCACAATGGCAAGAAGAAGAAGTGCATATCCGCTGGCACCCATTTCTTCTAGATAATACCGTTCCTGCTGAAGGTTATGAATTTCGTAGTTTTATGCAAAATAGAAAAGGCATGAAAGCGGAAGAATTGCAACAGATGTTTGATTATACACAACGTGCAGGAGAGGCGGCTGGAGTTAAGCTAGATTTTGAAAAAGTCCGTTTGGCTGTCAATACTAAGCTTTCTCATCAACTGATTGCACTTGCCCCCACAAGCGTAAAAAACGATGTTGTAGAAGCTATTTATAAAGCTTACTTTGAAGATGGTTTGAACCTCGGAGATATTAACGTTATTGTTGCCATCGGTACAGCATATCAGATGGATGCTGGCGAATTAAAATTGCAATTAACTAATCATGCTGTGAGTGATGCAGTTGTTGCTGAATCAACATTTGCTCGGTTAAATGGCATTAACAGCGTGCCGTTTTTCGTCATCAATAACAAAGTCAAGGTAAATGGTTCTCACTCGGTAGAGGTATTCCTGGAAACTTTGAATCGTGCTGCACTTTTAGATATACCTGCAAAAATATGA
- the scyF gene encoding scytonemin biosynthesis PEP-CTERM protein ScyF (ScyF is a conserved protein in biosynthesis systems for the scytonemin, a Trp-derived cyanobacterial natural sunscreen, although it is not absolutely required.) — MGLVKNLSLAILGTGFTVLATAAQANAVTLTYDRSIGSPGFGPGELFVPQGIAVDSQGNTLIANGRGINPADGTPNYDLGNKIEIFNPSGQYIGAIGSGGTGPGQFDEPTTVDFNPVTGDLYSGDVYNNRINQFDSQGNFIRSFANGAFTPLVEDRLFFGPSGLTFDKTGNVYVGDFNGERILKYTSDGQQLGVIGGTRGTAPGEFQGVAGVRISPVSGNIFVADQYNNRVQVLDPTGNPLLAFGSAGSELGQFLQPIGIEVDDQENIYVADSINSRVQVFDKNGNFLTSFGENARDASGNPVPPPAFTGPPFGNPLDLTPGRFNWTGGTTLKDDKLYVGDFFQGRVQVLNVENRKQVPEPSSALSLALLGFGAATITLRKRGQQKPVFSLEKELQKQC; from the coding sequence ATGGGATTAGTCAAAAATTTGTCACTTGCTATTCTCGGTACAGGATTCACCGTGCTGGCAACAGCAGCCCAAGCCAATGCTGTAACATTAACTTACGACAGAAGTATTGGTAGCCCCGGCTTCGGCCCTGGAGAACTGTTTGTTCCTCAAGGGATAGCAGTGGATAGCCAAGGGAATACCCTCATAGCTAACGGACGCGGTATTAACCCGGCGGATGGTACTCCTAACTACGACCTTGGTAACAAAATTGAAATATTTAATCCTAGCGGTCAGTATATTGGAGCAATTGGCTCCGGCGGCACAGGGCCCGGACAATTTGACGAGCCAACAACTGTAGACTTTAATCCAGTAACAGGGGATCTGTATTCAGGTGATGTTTACAACAACCGCATCAATCAATTCGATTCTCAGGGTAACTTTATTAGATCCTTTGCAAATGGAGCATTTACCCCTCTGGTAGAGGATAGATTGTTCTTTGGGCCATCTGGTTTGACATTTGACAAAACTGGCAACGTGTACGTTGGTGATTTTAACGGCGAAAGGATTCTTAAATATACATCAGACGGACAGCAACTTGGTGTCATTGGTGGTACTAGAGGCACAGCACCTGGTGAGTTCCAAGGTGTAGCAGGTGTAAGAATTTCCCCAGTTAGTGGAAATATTTTTGTAGCTGACCAGTATAACAACCGCGTTCAAGTACTCGATCCAACTGGTAATCCTCTGTTGGCATTTGGTTCAGCAGGTAGCGAACTTGGACAGTTTCTTCAGCCAATTGGCATCGAAGTGGACGACCAAGAGAATATTTATGTAGCTGATTCTATCAACAGCCGCGTTCAGGTATTTGATAAAAACGGTAACTTCTTGACTTCCTTCGGTGAAAATGCCCGCGATGCATCAGGTAATCCTGTACCGCCTCCAGCATTCACTGGCCCTCCTTTTGGCAACCCCCTCGACCTCACTCCCGGCAGATTTAACTGGACGGGTGGCACAACCCTCAAAGATGACAAGCTTTATGTGGGCGATTTCTTCCAAGGTCGCGTCCAAGTGCTAAATGTAGAAAACAGGAAGCAAGTACCGGAGCCAAGTTCAGCACTGAGTTTAGCATTGCTTGGATTTGGGGCTGCTACCATCACATTGCGGAAACGTGGACAACAAAAGCCAGTCTTCAGTTTAGAAAAGGAACTGCAAAAACAGTGCTAG
- a CDS encoding ScyD/ScyE family protein, which translates to MKLKSFALTSLTFCFAAICGTPSVQAATLTTIVDGISNARAVSFGPDGSLYVAEPGIGGNGNCQPSPSTLFQPICAGNSGSLVKVTPGGQPQRLFNNFQSIAEQPTGNQGAGIQDVQFDSQGNAYLLTGFAGYPGNRDLESLNLGANFPIPEQQLVTFPPSTPDKVLNTPLLAQLFKADLNTGELESIFDFGKYEITNNPDRGDVVTNPFDLTVSGDTAYVVDGGGNTAYKIKLDGSDFQAIAIPKKVLSASSLPPLPPGQELPPGLVEILPGGNIAIQSVPTGGTIGPDGALYVAEYSGFPYPENESRIFRIGDDGNPEVFLDGFTQITDLTFDEEGNLLVLQFGDESQLQGDLRFLPGSLIQVAPDLTRTTLVAAGEGLESSAGIDIGPDGQIYITKRGVGPELGSVVRVDGIVAEKVPEPTSILGLLALASVGATGAIAKRKRQHKLGELLAKAEIV; encoded by the coding sequence ATGAAACTCAAATCATTTGCTCTGACATCTCTGACATTTTGTTTTGCTGCTATTTGCGGAACACCATCTGTACAAGCTGCAACTCTAACGACAATTGTCGATGGAATCAGTAATGCACGGGCTGTTAGCTTTGGCCCCGATGGCAGTCTCTACGTAGCAGAGCCAGGTATCGGAGGAAACGGAAATTGCCAACCATCTCCGAGTACACTGTTTCAGCCTATCTGTGCTGGTAATAGTGGTTCACTGGTCAAAGTTACACCAGGTGGTCAGCCACAGCGTCTATTCAATAACTTTCAATCTATAGCAGAGCAACCAACTGGGAACCAAGGCGCTGGTATTCAAGACGTACAATTTGACTCTCAGGGAAATGCTTATCTTCTGACTGGGTTTGCTGGTTATCCAGGAAATCGTGATTTAGAATCACTTAACCTTGGTGCTAATTTCCCAATCCCAGAGCAGCAACTTGTTACTTTTCCGCCATCCACACCCGATAAAGTCCTGAATACCCCGCTTTTAGCACAACTTTTCAAAGCTGACTTGAATACCGGGGAACTGGAAAGTATTTTTGACTTCGGCAAGTATGAAATTACTAATAACCCAGACCGTGGGGATGTAGTTACCAACCCCTTTGATTTGACCGTTAGTGGTGATACTGCTTATGTCGTTGACGGGGGTGGAAACACCGCCTACAAAATCAAACTTGACGGAAGTGACTTTCAGGCGATCGCAATTCCCAAGAAAGTCCTTAGTGCCTCATCATTACCACCCCTTCCACCAGGACAAGAACTACCTCCAGGGCTAGTAGAGATACTTCCAGGAGGAAACATCGCAATTCAATCAGTACCTACAGGTGGCACAATTGGCCCCGATGGAGCCTTATACGTTGCCGAATATTCAGGTTTTCCATATCCAGAAAATGAATCGCGGATCTTCCGCATCGGTGACGATGGCAACCCAGAGGTTTTTCTAGATGGCTTTACCCAAATCACAGACTTAACCTTTGATGAAGAAGGCAACTTGCTAGTCTTGCAGTTCGGCGACGAGTCTCAGTTGCAAGGTGACTTGCGATTCCTCCCCGGTTCTCTAATTCAAGTTGCTCCCGATTTGACTCGCACAACGCTGGTGGCTGCCGGTGAAGGGCTAGAATCGTCTGCTGGAATCGATATTGGCCCTGACGGGCAAATATACATCACCAAACGCGGTGTTGGGCCAGAACTAGGGTCGGTTGTTCGGGTGGATGGTATCGTTGCCGAAAAAGTCCCCGAACCTACCTCAATCTTGGGCTTATTAGCACTTGCTAGTGTAGGCGCAACTGGTGCGATCGCCAAGCGCAAACGCCAACACAAGTTGGGTGAATTGCTAGCCAAAGCAGAGATAGTCTAA
- a CDS encoding anthranilate synthase, whose product MIFDSRSYKTLGGVSVSRSITEVKMDTALEDILFHLNSQRGGLLRSSYEYPGRYKRWAIGFVNPPLELTTQENAFNLIALNERGQVLLPLLLECLSNSTQLEKVTLDNNNIVGFVKSTKRLFTEEERSKQPSAFTVVREILHTFSSQEDEHLGLYGAFGYDLVFQFEPITQRLERPTDQRDLVLYLPDELIVVDYYQQRAFRLQYDFQTAHGNTKNLPRTGESVDYRGKHLLPNQTADHKVGEYAKKVEAALDYFRRGDLFEVVPSQNFFEDYEDEPSKLFETLKDINPSPYGFIFNLGGEYLIGASPEMFVRVEGKRVETCPISGTISRGLDALDDAVQIRHLLNSHKDEAELTMCTDVDRNDKSRICEPGSVQVIGRRQIELYSHLIHTVDHVEGILRSQFDALDAFLSHTWAVTVTGAPKKAAIDFIEQHERSARRWYGGAVGYLNFNGNLNTGLILRTIRLKDCIAEVRVGATVLYDSIPQAEEQETITKAAALFETIRRVKQTSQKIDESSSLKLAKILPRAATGKRILLIDYEDSFVHTLANYIRQTGASVTTLRHGFSDSLFDKERPDLVVLSPGPGRPSDFGVSETIGALLYRQIPIFGVCLGLQSIVEAFGGELGVLNYPQHGKSSRIFVTDSDSVTFKNLPESFTVGRYHSLFALPQHLPKELKVTAISDDDVIMGIEHQTLPIAAVQFHPESIMTLAGEVGLEIIKNVVRAYTHIEESLVIGH is encoded by the coding sequence ATGATTTTTGATTCCCGTTCTTATAAAACCCTTGGCGGTGTAAGTGTTTCTCGCTCCATCACTGAAGTGAAGATGGACACTGCCCTTGAAGATATTCTGTTTCACTTAAATTCTCAGCGTGGAGGCTTGCTAAGAAGCAGCTACGAATATCCAGGCAGATACAAAAGATGGGCAATCGGATTTGTAAATCCACCATTGGAATTGACTACACAGGAAAATGCTTTTAATTTGATAGCGTTAAATGAACGTGGTCAAGTACTTTTGCCATTACTTTTAGAGTGCTTATCTAACTCAACACAACTTGAAAAAGTTACTCTAGATAATAACAATATTGTTGGCTTCGTTAAATCTACAAAAAGATTATTTACTGAAGAAGAACGCAGTAAGCAACCTTCAGCCTTTACTGTTGTCCGCGAAATTCTACATACTTTTTCTAGTCAAGAAGACGAGCATTTGGGATTATATGGTGCGTTTGGTTATGACTTAGTTTTTCAGTTTGAACCAATTACCCAACGTTTGGAACGTCCTACAGATCAGCGTGATTTGGTGCTTTATCTGCCAGATGAATTGATAGTTGTTGACTACTATCAGCAACGGGCATTTCGTCTCCAATATGATTTTCAAACAGCGCATGGCAACACAAAGAATTTGCCTCGAACAGGTGAGTCTGTTGATTATCGCGGAAAACATCTTCTCCCGAATCAAACTGCTGATCATAAAGTAGGCGAGTATGCCAAAAAAGTTGAGGCTGCACTCGATTATTTCCGCCGAGGCGATTTATTTGAAGTTGTTCCTAGTCAAAACTTTTTTGAAGACTATGAAGATGAACCCAGCAAACTATTTGAAACTTTAAAGGATATAAATCCTAGTCCTTATGGGTTTATTTTTAATTTAGGTGGAGAATATTTGATTGGCGCATCTCCAGAAATGTTTGTGCGAGTTGAAGGGAAGCGGGTAGAAACTTGTCCTATTAGTGGCACTATTAGCCGGGGATTAGATGCTCTTGATGATGCGGTGCAAATTCGTCATTTACTCAACTCTCACAAAGATGAAGCTGAGTTGACGATGTGTACTGATGTCGATCGCAATGACAAATCCCGAATCTGTGAACCTGGTTCAGTACAAGTGATTGGTCGTCGTCAAATTGAATTATACAGCCATTTAATTCATACAGTGGATCATGTTGAAGGTATATTGCGATCGCAATTTGATGCCTTAGATGCCTTTCTTTCCCACACTTGGGCGGTTACAGTCACCGGCGCACCCAAAAAAGCCGCCATAGATTTTATTGAACAGCATGAACGTAGCGCCCGCCGTTGGTATGGTGGAGCAGTCGGCTATTTAAATTTCAATGGCAATTTAAATACTGGATTAATTCTGCGGACAATTCGATTAAAAGACTGCATCGCCGAAGTGCGAGTTGGCGCTACTGTCCTTTATGACTCCATACCCCAAGCAGAAGAACAAGAAACAATTACCAAAGCTGCTGCTTTATTTGAAACGATTCGCCGTGTTAAGCAAACGAGTCAGAAAATTGATGAATCCAGTTCCTTAAAATTAGCTAAAATCCTCCCAAGGGCGGCAACTGGCAAACGTATCTTACTAATAGATTATGAAGACTCATTTGTTCATACATTAGCTAATTACATTCGCCAAACTGGTGCAAGCGTCACTACATTACGTCACGGTTTTTCTGATTCACTATTCGACAAAGAACGCCCTGACTTAGTTGTATTATCTCCCGGCCCTGGTAGACCAAGTGATTTTGGAGTTTCGGAAACTATCGGCGCCCTTCTTTATCGCCAAATTCCCATTTTCGGAGTTTGTCTAGGACTGCAAAGCATCGTTGAAGCTTTTGGCGGAGAATTGGGAGTTCTCAACTATCCTCAACATGGTAAATCTTCACGGATTTTCGTTACTGATTCCGATTCTGTCACCTTCAAAAATTTACCGGAATCCTTCACAGTCGGTAGATATCACTCATTATTTGCCCTACCGCAGCATTTGCCAAAAGAACTGAAGGTGACAGCGATTTCTGATGACGATGTAATTATGGGCATTGAACATCAGACACTTCCCATCGCCGCCGTTCAGTTTCATCCAGAATCAATCATGACTTTAGCCGGGGAAGTCGGTCTGGAAATCATTAAAAATGTGGTGCGGGCATATACACACATCGAAGAGTCATTAGTCATTGGTCATTAG
- a CDS encoding ScyD/ScyE family protein, with product MKLKQLTITFLTFCVAAFSGMKAAEAASFSVIADGLYNAGGLSFGPDGNLYVTEAGIGGNGACVPPPSGQGDSLCYGTSGAVTKIENGKTERILTGLPSLALPDGTGAGGPRDIQFDATGKPYVLIGYGANPAFRDRNLGYTDLGKIIAPDFNTNTWASVADLANYELANNPDGGDFGSNPLGFVIDGNKLVAVDAGANDLLSVNTGGRNLQAIVAFPQDILTNPVFPPSGTPSNEPAQVPSQGEEVRSQFATQAVPSSVAKGLDGAYYISQFTGFPFPEGGAKIYRVGADGLPTVFADGFTQLTDLEFDTEGNLYALQYANQSAWKGDFDGSVIKIAADGTRTTLMSGNGLESPSALTIGADGAVYVTNRGDRPGFGQVIRIENTKSVPEPDSAFGVFAIAAFGVTWLHKKRIPKPLRDKVVALK from the coding sequence ATGAAATTAAAACAACTTACTATTACCTTTCTAACTTTTTGTGTTGCCGCTTTTTCGGGAATGAAAGCTGCGGAAGCTGCATCCTTTTCAGTAATCGCCGACGGTCTATATAATGCCGGAGGTCTGAGCTTTGGCCCTGATGGCAATCTCTATGTCACAGAGGCAGGAATCGGGGGAAATGGGGCTTGTGTTCCACCACCAAGTGGTCAAGGCGATTCTTTATGCTATGGCACTAGTGGGGCAGTTACCAAAATTGAGAATGGTAAAACCGAACGCATACTTACAGGACTTCCTTCTTTAGCATTACCAGATGGAACCGGAGCCGGTGGCCCTCGTGACATCCAATTTGATGCTACAGGTAAACCTTATGTTCTGATTGGGTATGGGGCGAATCCAGCTTTTCGCGATCGCAATTTAGGTTACACTGACCTCGGTAAAATCATCGCTCCCGACTTTAATACCAATACCTGGGCGAGTGTTGCCGATTTAGCTAACTATGAACTCGCCAACAATCCCGATGGTGGTGATTTCGGTAGCAATCCCTTGGGTTTCGTCATAGATGGCAATAAGTTAGTTGCAGTTGATGCAGGTGCAAACGATTTACTCAGTGTTAACACTGGTGGTAGGAATTTGCAGGCGATAGTTGCGTTTCCCCAAGATATATTAACTAATCCAGTCTTTCCACCCTCCGGTACACCATCCAATGAACCTGCACAGGTTCCATCTCAAGGTGAAGAGGTGCGATCGCAGTTTGCAACCCAAGCTGTACCCTCAAGTGTGGCTAAAGGACTTGATGGCGCTTATTACATCAGCCAATTTACTGGTTTTCCCTTCCCAGAAGGTGGGGCAAAAATCTATCGAGTCGGTGCTGATGGTTTACCCACAGTCTTCGCCGATGGTTTTACCCAACTCACAGACTTGGAATTTGATACTGAGGGCAATTTATATGCTTTGCAGTACGCCAATCAGTCAGCCTGGAAGGGTGATTTTGATGGTTCTGTGATCAAAATAGCTGCCGATGGGACACGCACAACTCTTATGAGTGGCAATGGATTAGAGTCGCCTAGCGCCCTGACTATTGGTGCTGATGGTGCAGTATACGTCACCAACCGAGGCGATCGCCCTGGATTTGGACAAGTGATCAGAATTGAGAATACCAAATCTGTTCCTGAACCTGATTCTGCTTTCGGCGTGTTTGCGATCGCTGCCTTCGGCGTTACTTGGCTGCACAAAAAAAGAATCCCCAAACCGCTCAGAGATAAAGTTGTGGCGCTCAAGTAA